In a single window of the Papaver somniferum cultivar HN1 chromosome 8, ASM357369v1, whole genome shotgun sequence genome:
- the LOC113305602 gene encoding uncharacterized protein LOC113305602: MEAVRCYWDLPWVIGGDFNEIISVHERSCEGEITARMRKLNNFIARHELYDLPLNEIAAISKQHFGDLDSRMEELEGIFMTLDAEENTKNGMTEEQWDERLQARQKFCKLDILKAEKWRTRSRITHMKLHDDNTKYFHILATDRRRMSYIGAIKVNDAVTVDEKKIKKPLLNIFRKIFSNKLQENMDSMNFNKITEEVRIWIESEVTEDECLHCMKNLGQNKAPGPDGIPIIFYVLCWDIIKKDTTLVFKELTDKNLYWRQILYGVLVANEIIDSRIRSGRPGILVKVDSEKAFDHVRWDFLDEMLSLMGFGENLRKWTQRYVEYVRFSILISGSATGYFKSKKGIRQGDPLSFFFLLVGEAMSFMIQKAQENGLISGFQATEGGNLISHLQFSDDTLVLLDADIEQVKHLRLLLLSFEQLTGLKINFAKSQIFGVGYTGDLAHFSSVLGCYYGVLPTTYLGFPLGNKSGGVAKWDKIIDRIIARLAGWIKSFLSRAGKITLTNSVLSSLHVYYMSLFVMPTSVAKRTERIMRNFLWNDNKGKKKMKLVKWSKLCRRKKWGGLGIKSLVQMNKALLTKW; this comes from the exons ATGGAGGCAGTGAGATGTTACTGGGATCTTCCTTGGGTCATTGGAGGAGACTTTAATGAGATTATATCTGTTCATGAAAGGTCTTGTGAAGGTGAAATTACAGCAAGAATGAGAAAGCTTAACAACTTCATTGCAAGACATGAATTGTATGATCTACCTCTCAATG AAATTGCAGCTATTAGTAAGCAACACTTTGGTGATTTGGATAGCAGAATGGAGGAACTAGAAGGCATTTTCATGACTTTGGATGCTGAAGAGAACACTAAAAATGGCATGACTGAGGAGCAGTGGGATGAAAGACTTCAAGCAAGACAAAAATTCTGCAAACTTGATATTCTTAAAGCTGAGAAATGGAGAACAAGATCAAGAATTACTCATATGAAGTTGCATGATGATAACACTAAATACTTCCACATATTAGCAACAGATAGAAGAAGAATGAGTTATATAGGAGCCATCAAAGTCAATGATGCAGTAACAGTGGatgagaagaaaataaagaagccattgttgaacattttcagaaaaattttcAGCAACAAACTCCAAGAAAACATGGACTCTATGAACTTTAATAAAATTACAGAAGAGGTGAGGATTTGGATTGAAAGTGAAGTAACTGAAGATGAATGTTTGCATTGTATGAAGAATTTGGGACAAAATAAGGCTCCAGGGCCTGATGGGATTCCCATTATCTTCTATGTTCTTTGTTGGGATATTATCAAGAAGGATACGACGTTGGTTTTCAAAGAGCTTACGGATAAGAATTTGTATTGGAG gcAAATCTTGTATGGGGTTCTTGTAGCAAATGAGATTATTGATTCAAGAATAAGAAGTGGAAGGCCTGGAATTTTAGTAAAAGTAGACTCCGAAAAAGCTTTTGACCATGTCAGATGGGATTTTCTAGATGAGATGCTCTCTCTAATGGGATTTGGAGAAAACTTGAGAAAATGGACACAACGCTATGTTGAGTATGTCAGATTTTCTATTCTAATCAGTGGTTCAGCTACAGGTTATTTCAAGTCTAAAAAAGGTattagacaaggagatcctttgtcttttttttttcttttggtgggAGAAGCTATGTCATTCATGATACAAAAAGCACAAGAAAATGGTTTGATATCAGGTTTTCAAGCAACTGAAGGTGGTAATCTCATCAGTCATCTGCAATTTTCAGATGACACTTTAGTCTTATTAGATGCTGACATTGAACAAGTCAAACATCTTAGATTACTCTTGCTTTCTTTTGAACAGCTTACAGGCttgaaaataaattttgcaaAAAGCCAGATTTTTGGTGTAGGGTACACTGGTGATTTAGCTCATTTCTCTTCTGTTTTGGGGTGTTATTATGGAGTTTTACCAACTACATATCTGGGTTTTCCACTTGGGAACAAGAGTGGTGGTGTGGCAAAGTGGGATAAGATTATAGACAGGATAATTGCAAGGCTAGCTGGTTGGATAAAATCATTTTTGAGCAGAGCAGGTAAAATAACTCTAACCAATAGTGTATTATCCAGTTTGCATGTATattacatgtctttatttgtgaTGCCAACCTCAGTTGCAAAGAGAACTGAAAGAATAATGAGGAATTTCTTATGGAATGATAataaaggaaagaagaaaatgaagctgGTGAAATGGAGCAAATTATGTAGAAGAAAGAAATGGGGTGGCTTGGGTATTAAAAGTTTAGTACAGATGAACAAAGCTCTTTTAACTAAATGGTAA